In the genome of Bacillota bacterium, the window GAGTAAACTGTGTTTTTTTCATAATGTCTTTTTCAGAAACCCCGTGGCATCCTATGTGCGGGGTTTCTTTTCTCCCTCCCTTTGTGAAGATATAATTTAAAAGATACAAGTAATTCTTATTCGCCTTTTTGTAGTGCAATCCTGCGGCTTCAAGGCCTGTAATTGGTGGGCTTGCTGCCGTTATTATCAATGTTTGTTATTTTCTTTTATATTTTTTTTAATTTTGCTTGAAAGAAACTAACTTTAGCTTTCGTCAAATAATATAGAGGCCGAAGAGAAGAGGGATGTCACAGTGCCCACGGATGAAATATTAGTTAAAAAAATTCAGCAAGGGGACCTGCAGGCCTTTGAGATACTGGTTAATCGCTATCAAAACCGGATATATAATATGGCTCTACGCATGTTGGGTGTACCGGAAGACGCCAAGGATGCCACGCAAGAAATCTTTGTCCGCACCTACCGGTCAATGGATAAGTTTAGGGGAGATGCCAAATTTTCCACTTGGTTGTATAGATTAGCGACTAATCGCTGTCTGGATATAGTCAGAATTAAAAATAGGGAGGGAGACCGCAATGTATCCCTTGAGAGTGACGGGATTCCGGTAGAAAAGTTAGCTGATTCAGCGCCTAGTCCGGAAGAAGTAGCCGCCCGGCATGATACGCGAGACAGGGTGCGCAGTGCAATTAAGGAGTTGCCTGAGAATTACCGCATGGCTTTGATTTTGTATCACTATCAGGGGTTGAGTTACCGGGAAATAGCTAATGTACTGGAATTGTCTACGAATACTGTAGCTACTCACATTGCCCGGGCTAAAGAAAAATTACGAAAAAAACTTTTGGGGGGTGAAGACAGTGCGCTGCCAACGAGTAAAGGAAAGCCTGGTAAGGTATCTGGCCGGAGAATGTTTGCCCCATGAACAGCAGCTTATTGACCGCCACCTGTCAGGATGTGCCCGGTGCTCATCTGAAAAAACTGAACTCGAATTTTTAGATCAAATGCTTGATACTTGGTGTACTGAGGAGTCCCCCC includes:
- a CDS encoding sigma-70 family RNA polymerase sigma factor; protein product: MEAEEKRDVTVPTDEILVKKIQQGDLQAFEILVNRYQNRIYNMALRMLGVPEDAKDATQEIFVRTYRSMDKFRGDAKFSTWLYRLATNRCLDIVRIKNREGDRNVSLESDGIPVEKLADSAPSPEEVAARHDTRDRVRSAIKELPENYRMALILYHYQGLSYREIANVLELSTNTVATHIARAKEKLRKKLLGGEDSALPTSKGKPGKVSGRRMFAP